The proteins below come from a single Candidatus Bathyarchaeota archaeon genomic window:
- a CDS encoding DUF424 family protein has translation MSEPTMDVYLNVRKVGENVVLAVCDCDLLGRTLREGKIVFHIKEEFYKGRQADLDEAVGLISNSTIVNLVGKACVEGAIAKGYVHPDAVLEIEGVPHAQIVKL, from the coding sequence GTGAGCGAACCAACGATGGATGTGTACCTAAACGTCCGCAAGGTAGGCGAGAACGTGGTTTTAGCGGTTTGCGACTGTGACCTTCTGGGGCGGACGCTTCGGGAGGGCAAAATCGTTTTCCACATAAAAGAGGAATTCTACAAGGGACGCCAAGCAGACCTCGACGAGGCAGTGGGTTTGATAAGCAACTCCACCATCGTTAACCTCGTCGGCAAAGCCTGCGTGGAGGGCGCCATCGCCAAGGGCTATGTGCATCCTGACGCTGTGCTGGAAATCGAAGGCGTACCCCATGCGCAGATTGTTAAGCTTTAG
- a CDS encoding WbqC family protein produces MIVFVHQPEYIPWLGFFDKLARCDTYVIYDDAQYQHGGFHNRNRIRTTGGWNWLTVPIIHNHPQTIKDTKIAGEQWKTRQLALLTDNYKKTPYFKDYFPIIKEAITFNHELLIGLNLHLIKAVAELLDIKAKMMRSSEFPYCGKEKNEKLVSMCRFLGADTYLCGSGGRNYVDQAQFEASKITLQWHSYEHPTYRQRYEGFQPNMSIVDLLFNHGAESKEILLKGGNISEKIDPQLNLSEALIINQPEALAKA; encoded by the coding sequence ATGATAGTTTTCGTTCACCAACCCGAGTATATCCCGTGGCTTGGCTTCTTTGATAAGCTTGCACGATGCGACACCTACGTTATCTACGACGACGCCCAATACCAGCATGGAGGATTTCACAACCGTAACCGCATCCGAACCACAGGGGGATGGAATTGGCTCACCGTCCCCATCATCCACAATCACCCCCAAACCATCAAAGACACCAAAATCGCGGGTGAACAATGGAAAACCAGGCAGCTTGCATTACTCACCGACAACTACAAGAAAACACCCTACTTCAAAGATTACTTCCCGATCATAAAAGAAGCCATAACCTTTAACCATGAACTCCTAATCGGCCTAAATTTGCATCTTATAAAAGCTGTTGCCGAACTATTGGATATTAAAGCGAAGATGATGCGAAGTTCAGAGTTTCCCTATTGCGGCAAAGAAAAAAACGAAAAACTCGTCTCGATGTGCCGCTTTCTTGGCGCCGACACCTACCTCTGTGGGTCAGGAGGAAGAAACTACGTTGACCAAGCACAGTTTGAGGCGTCGAAAATTACCCTTCAATGGCACAGCTATGAGCATCCTACGTATAGGCAACGCTATGAGGGCTTCCAGCCCAACATGTCCATCGTTGATTTGCTCTTCAACCATGGCGCTGAATCAAAAGAAATACTCCTCAAAGGCGGAAACATCTCTGAAAAAATAGACCCCCAGTTAAACCTCAGCGAAGCCTTAATTATAAACCAGCCTGAAGCGCTGGCTAAAGCTTAA